The following are from one region of the Haloactinomyces albus genome:
- a CDS encoding CGNR zinc finger domain-containing protein translates to MSDEAPLVGEPLALDLVNTRPATGDLLTTLDGLRAWLGLQADRFPEVHDVLAHLAEEDLADVRAIREHTTEALARVRRGERPAEADLDALNHTQGAAPLINELSWNGSITTGARRRIGPPGTRLAGRLAEAAADLLSDPAVAKIRECAADGCVLLFLPAHSRRRWCSATRCGNRARVARHYQRHKTG, encoded by the coding sequence ATGAGTGATGAAGCCCCGCTCGTCGGCGAGCCGCTGGCGTTGGACCTGGTCAACACCCGCCCGGCCACGGGTGATCTGCTCACCACGCTCGACGGTCTGCGTGCCTGGCTCGGGCTTCAAGCCGACCGGTTCCCGGAGGTGCACGACGTGCTCGCGCACCTTGCCGAGGAGGACCTGGCGGACGTCCGGGCGATCCGCGAGCACACGACCGAAGCTCTCGCCCGCGTTCGCCGGGGCGAACGCCCTGCCGAGGCCGACCTCGACGCGCTCAACCACACACAGGGCGCTGCGCCCCTCATCAACGAACTGAGCTGGAACGGGTCGATCACCACTGGCGCCCGACGGCGCATCGGCCCGCCCGGAACGCGCCTCGCGGGCCGGCTCGCCGAAGCCGCCGCCGACCTGCTGTCCGATCCAGCGGTCGCCAAGATCCGCGAGTGCGCGGCCGACGGCTGCGTGCTGCTGTTCCTGCCGGCTCACTCGCGCCGCCGCTGGTGCTCAGCCACCCGCTGCGGCAACCGAGCCCGCGTCGCCCGGCACTACCAGCGCCACAAGACCGGATAG
- a CDS encoding alpha/beta fold hydrolase, which produces MMSDRITRTTHRHVDVDDVRVFYRESRPDRAGAPVLLLLHGFPSASHQFRRLIDVLGARYRLIAPDLPGFGHTETPDDFVFSFDQLAEVTDGFVQRLGLDRFVMYVFDYGAPTGFRLAERHPEWITGLVVQNGNAYEDGLSDLARDMLTQHPDNPGAEDTLRDLLTLTTTRGQYETGVATPELIAPDGWILDQYFLDKPQRQQAQLALLFDYHSNIERYDRWQAWLRKHTPPTLITWGSNDPFFPEPGGRAYLRDLPEAELHLFDTGHFALEDHLSRIAPLIADFLDRTWR; this is translated from the coding sequence ATGATGTCCGATCGGATCACGCGCACCACCCACCGGCACGTCGACGTCGACGATGTCCGCGTCTTCTACCGCGAGTCACGGCCCGACAGGGCGGGTGCACCCGTGCTGCTTCTCCTGCACGGCTTCCCCTCGGCCTCGCACCAGTTCCGCCGCCTCATCGACGTCCTCGGAGCGCGCTACCGGCTGATCGCCCCTGATCTGCCCGGGTTCGGCCACACCGAGACCCCGGATGACTTCGTCTTCTCCTTCGACCAGCTCGCCGAGGTCACCGACGGCTTCGTCCAGCGGCTCGGACTGGACCGGTTCGTCATGTACGTCTTCGACTACGGCGCCCCCACCGGCTTTCGCCTCGCCGAACGCCACCCCGAGTGGATCACCGGGCTGGTCGTGCAGAACGGCAACGCCTACGAGGACGGGCTCTCCGATCTCGCCCGCGACATGCTCACCCAACACCCCGACAACCCCGGCGCCGAGGACACCCTTCGAGACCTGCTCACCCTGACCACCACACGCGGCCAGTACGAGACAGGCGTGGCCACCCCCGAACTCATCGCCCCGGACGGCTGGATCCTGGACCAGTACTTCCTCGACAAGCCGCAGCGCCAGCAAGCACAGCTGGCGCTGCTTTTCGACTACCACTCCAACATCGAGCGCTACGACCGCTGGCAGGCCTGGCTGCGCAAGCACACCCCGCCCACGCTCATCACCTGGGGCAGCAACGACCCGTTCTTCCCCGAACCCGGTGGCCGCGCCTACCTGCGCGACCTGCCCGAGGCCGAACTGCACCTCTTCGACACCGGCCACTTCGCCCTCGAAGACCACCTGAGCCGGATCGCGCCACTCATCGCCGACTTCCTCGACCGCACCTGGCGGTAG
- a CDS encoding VOC family protein, whose translation MPTTIPCLWFDGQAEQAAAHYTAIFPNSEILGMTRYGPETPGVEGSVMTVNFSLDGQQFVGLNGGPQFPFTEAVSFQIPCADQNEVDYYWSRLSESGQEGPCGWLKDRFGLSWQVVPTVLFELIDDPDPSRAQRATQAMLGMGKINIAELLQAADQVPA comes from the coding sequence ATGCCGACGACCATCCCCTGCTTGTGGTTCGACGGACAGGCCGAGCAGGCAGCAGCGCACTACACCGCCATCTTTCCCAACTCCGAGATTCTCGGAATGACCCGCTACGGGCCCGAGACACCCGGAGTTGAGGGCAGCGTCATGACCGTCAACTTCAGCCTCGACGGGCAGCAGTTCGTCGGGCTCAACGGTGGACCCCAGTTTCCCTTCACCGAGGCCGTCTCCTTCCAGATTCCCTGCGCGGATCAGAACGAGGTCGACTACTACTGGAGTCGGCTGTCCGAGAGCGGACAGGAAGGACCCTGCGGCTGGCTCAAGGACCGGTTCGGCCTTTCCTGGCAGGTCGTTCCGACCGTGCTCTTCGAACTGATCGATGACCCCGATCCGAGCCGGGCACAACGAGCCACCCAGGCCATGCTCGGCATGGGAAAGATCAACATTGCCGAGCTGTTGCAAGCGGCTGACCAGGTACCGGCCTGA